The Tautonia plasticadhaerens nucleotide sequence TCGACGAATCGCCGGGCGAGGAAGTCGAGCAATTCGGGGTGGGTCGGCGGGTCGCTCCGGGTGCCGAAGTCGCTCGGCGTGCCGACGATCGGCCGGCCGAAGTGGTGCATCCAGATCCGATTGACCATGACCCTGGCCGTCAGCGGGTTCTCGGGGTCGGCGATCTTCCGGGCCAGCTCCAGCCGCCCGCTCCCCTCGGAGAAGGGCTGGCGGTCGTCGCCCTCGATCAGCCTGAGGAACCGGCGGGGCACCTCCGGCCCCCGATTCCCGGCGTTGCCCCGGAGGAAGATCACCGGCTCGCTCGGCCGCTCCGAGTCGACCATCACCATCGCCCGGGGGGGGGCGCCGGGGTGCCGGACCTGCAGCTCGTCGATCTTCCGTTCGAGGCCCCGGTGCTCGTCCCGCTCGTCCCGCTCCAGGTATCGAGTGACCTCGTCCCGGGCGATGGCCAGGGGCCCCCCGTCCCGGTCGAACAGGGCCGCGATCCGGTCCCGGCCCGGGTCCTCGGCATCGCCCGACTCGGCGAGGGCCCCGCCGTATCGGGCGACGACCTCGGCGAAGGTGGCCGGCGGGCCCGGCTCCCGCAGGGCCCGGGTGATGACCGGGTTGATCGGGCGTCCCTGGTCGGCTTCCAGGGCGTCGAGCACGCCGGGGGCCTCCTCGGCGAACCGCTCGGCGGGCAACTCGGCCAGTGCATGCCAGGGGGAGAAGATCGGGTCGTGGCCTCCCCGGGTCCGTTCGAGCAGGCCCGACCACTTCGCGAGGAAGGCGGTTAGCCTCCTGGTCGAGAGCTCCCGGGCCCGGGCCTCGGTGTCGACCTTCTGATCCCGGCCCCGGCCTTCGAGATTCAAGCCCTCGCCGAAGTCGAGCGCGAGGGCGGCGTCGAGATACCTCGGCAGGCGATCCTGGAAGTCCGCGTTGAACGCCTCCCATTTCGACCGCTCGAAGTCGGCGACGACGGCCTGCCGCTCGGCGAGTTGCTTTTGGAAGTCCTCCCGATCCGGGCCGCCGGCCTCGCCCGCCTCGGCGATCAGCGGCAGGGACTCCGGCTCGGTCGAGCTGTCGAAGACGCCGTAGAACGAGTAGTAATCGGCCGTGGGGATGGGATCATATTTGTGGTCGTGGCAGCGGGCGCAGGAGATCGTCAGCCCCATCAGGCCCCGGCCGACCACGTCGATCCGGTCGTCGATGATGTCGTGCTTGCTGTTGAGGAACCGCTGCCCGACGGTCAGGAAGCCCATCGCGGCCAGCGCCGGGTCGCCCTCGGGGAGGTCCAGTGCGTCGGCGGCGAGTTGCTCGACGACGAAGCGGTCGAACGGCTTGTCCTCGTTGAAGGCCCGGACGACGTAATCCCGGTAGGTGTAGGCGTAGGGGTAGCGGCGCTCCTCGGTGAAGACATACCCCTTGGTGTCGGCGTACCGGGCCACGTCGAGCCAGTGCCGGCCCCAGCGCTCGCCGTAGTGCGGGCTGGCCAGCAGGCGGTCGACGACCTCGGCGAACGCCTCGTCGTCCGGGCGGGGGTCGTCCAGGAACGCGTCGATCTCTCCCGGGGTCGGCGGCAGGCCGATCAGGTCGAAGCTGGCCCGACGCAACAGCGTCCGTCGATCGGCCGGGGGGGAGGGGGCGATCCCCTCCTCGTCGAGGCGATCGAGGATGAAGGCGTCGATCGGCGACTCCACCCAGGACGGGTCGGAGACCGCCGGCGGCTCGGGGTCGCCGACGGGCTGGAACGCCCAGTGGGCCTCCCCCGCGTCGGCGGCGTCCTCGGGCGTGGGGATGGTGGCGTCGTCGGGCCAGGGCATCCCCATCCCGACCCACCGGGTCAGGTCGGCGATCTCGCGGTCGTCGAGCTTGCCGTCGGGGGGCATCTTCAGGTCGATCTCATGCCGGACGGCCAGCAGCAACGGGCTCGCGTCCGGGTCGTCGAGGTAGACGCCCGGCCCCTCGATGAACCCGCCGTCCAGGATCGCCCCCCTCGAATCGAGCCGGAGGCCGGAATTCTGCTTCGAGGCACCGTGGCAGGAGAGGCAGTTCTCGGCCAGGACCGGCCGGACCCGGGCCTCGAAGAACGCGATCGCCTCCGGAGATCGGTCGACGGCCGCCGCCTCCTGGGCGCCAGCCGGGACGGGCAAGAGGCCCAGGGCGACGGCGATCAGGCCGATCCGAGGCGGGTTCGTGGCGATCGCGATCATGGCGGCCGATCCTCCAGGCGGGGGCAAGGGGCGGGAGCCCGGGGGGCCCTCGGGATGGTCGGGGGCGGATGCGGGGCGAGGCGGGACGGTCGCACGAGGCCCGGGGAGGGCCGGGCCGCCCCCCGGGGGGTATCGGGCGAGCATTGATTTATTATTGAACGCCGACGGCCTCCGGATCAAGGTGAGCCCGGCCCAGACGACCCGAGCCCCTCCCCCCGAACGGCCCCTGAAGTCGGCCCCGCGACGGGGTTTCCCGGCCATTTCGGGCCGCGAATCCGCACTGGTTTTCCTTTACTCGGCGGATCTCATCGGTTAAAGAATTGATGGAGGCGACGGCGGGACCCCCGCCTCGTCGTGCCCGAACTCCTCGACCCGCCGGACCTCCAGCCGACCCCAGGAGCGTGCCGTCGTGCGACGACTTCCCATCGCCATCGGGGGGCTGATCCTGGTCCTCGCGCATCCCGGATCCCAAATGCAGGCCCGAGCCATGGGGGGAGGGCCGGACTTCGAGGCGGTCCGGGTCGTCTTCAAGACGCGATGCCTCCGATGCCACGGCGCGGACGACCCCGCGGCCGGGCTCGACCTCAGGACGCTCGACACCCTCAACCTCGGTTCCGAGCTTGGCCCGGTCGTCGAGCCCGGGTCGCCCGAGGGCAGCGTCCTCTGGGATCGCGTCTCGATCGGCGAGATGCCCCCTGACGGCCCGCCCCTGCCCGACCGGCAAATTCAGCTCATCCGTTCCTGGATCGCCGCCGGCGCCCCCGGCGGGGATCGCGGTGGCGGCGCGGGCGACCTCGATCGGGTCCCGGACGCCCGGGCGATCGACGTCGGGACGCTCGACGCGATGGTGGCCGACCGGCTCGGGGCCTCGCCCGACCTCCCCCGGGCCGGGAGGACGACCGACGAGGTCTTCCTCCGCCGCGCCTCGATCGACCTGACCGGACGTCCCCCCACCCCCGAGGAATTGCACGCCTTCCTCGACGACGACGACCCGGACAAGCGGGCCCGGGCCATCGACGCGCTGCTCGACCGCCCCGAGTTCGGCGCCTCCTGGGCGTCGTACTGGAGCGACACGATCCGCCACCGCGTGCCCCCCCCGGAGCTGACCTTCCTCGACTACGACCCGTTCGAGGGCTGGCTGGCCGACCGCCTCAATCAGGACGAGCCCTGGGACCGGGTCGTCCGCGCCATCCTCGCGGCCGAGGGGACGGTGGCCGATCGGCCCGAGCTGGCGTTCGTCGCGTTCCACCAGGCCGACCCGGTGAAGCTGGCGGCCGAGACTTCCCGGGTCTTCCTCGGCTTGCAGATCCAGTGCGCCCAGTGCCACGACCACAAGTTCGACCACTGGACCCGGGACCAGTTCCACGGCCTCGCCGCCTTCTTCGGCCGGACCAAGACCAAGCTCTCCCAGAACGACCCGGGCCCGACGGTGGTCGAGGACGCCGGCAAGGGCGAGTACTGGATGCCGAACCTGGAGGATCCGACCCAGGCCGGCACGGTCATGGCCCCGACCTTCCTCGACGGCCGGTCGACCGGCCTCGGGGCCCCCGACGCCGACCGCCGCGCCCTGCTCGCCTTCGCCGTGACCGACCCGGAGAACCCCTGGTTCGCCCGGGCGTTCGCCAATCGGGCCTGGGCCCGGCTGACCGGCCGGGGCTTCTTCGAGCCGGTCGACAACATGGCCGCCTCCCAGCGGCACGACTGGCCCGAGGTGCACGACGCCCTCGCCGGACACTTCGCCTACACCGGGTTCGACGTGAAGGGCCTCCTGCGCCTGATCATGAACACCGACTACTATCAGCGTCGCCTGCCGGTCGAGGTCGAACGCGGGGCGCCCCCTTACGGGATCGCCGCCCCCCGTCGCCTCGGCGGCGATGAACTGTTCGAGGCCCTGGTCCGCGCCCTGGAACTCCCCGACGTCTCCCCGCCGAAGGTCGAGCCGACCAAGGAAATCCGCTTCCCGCCCCCGCCGAGGAGCACCCGGGACCTCGTCGCCGACCGCAACGATTTCGACCCCTCGCTCTGCCCCGAGGAGATCCCCCGGACGATCGGCCAGGCGATGATGCTCATGAATTTCGACCAGATCCAGGCCCGGATCGACGCCGACCCCGGGGCGGAGACCCCGCTGTCCCGGCTGCTCGGGGAGGAGCCGGACGACCGCCGGGCGTTCACCCGCCTGTTCGAGCGCGTCATGGCCCGTCGGCCGACCGGGCGGGAGGTCGAGATCGCGCTGGAGCACGTCGCCTCGGCGGGGGACCGCGCGGTCGCCTTCGAGGACCTGCTCTGGTCCCTGATCAATTCGGCCGAGTTCTCGACGAGGCGGTGACGACCATCGCCGAGGCACCGCCCCCGAATCCTGTCCCAGCGGAGCGCCCGAGATGCCAGACCCGATCGTCGACGTCCGGATCAACGGCGAGGGCGTCGTCAGCCGACGGGGATTCCTCCGGGGCTCGGCGGCCGCCGGGCTCGGCGTCGCCTCCGGGGCGGGCCTCGGCCTGCACGAGGCCGTGACCCGAGGCGCCGAGGACCTCCGGCGCCGCGGCAAGGCCATGATCCTCCTCTGGATGGACGGCGGCCCGAGCCAGTTCGAGACGTTCAACCCCAAGGTCGGCTCCGCGAACCAGGGCCCGACCGGCGCCATCCAGACCTGCCTGCCCGGCGTCCGCCTCTCGGAATTCTGGCCGAAGACGGCGAGGGTCTTGGACAAGGTCGCCCTGATCCGATCGATGGTCAGCGACGAGAAGGTGCACGACCGGGCGATCGCCCTGGTCCGGACCGGCTACCCGCCGTCGGTGGCGATCCAGTATCCGACCTTCGGCTCGGTCGTGGCCCGGGAGCGGGAGGACTCGCGGTTCGACCTGCCCGCGTTCGTCCGGATCGGCTCCCCCCGGATCAAGACCCGGGACGTCAGTTCCGGCGTCCTCGGCGTCCGCTACGCCTCGTTCGACGTGGACGAGCCCGGCTACCTGCCCGCCGACGTCCGGCCGAGGGTTTCGCCGGAGGTCCTCCGACGCCGGCTTTCCCTCTCCTCCCGGTTCGACGCCGAGTTCGCCCGGGACGGCGGCGCCCCGGCGGTCGCCGAGAAGCGGGACGTGTACGACCGCACCGAGCGGTTCGTCCTCAGCCCCCGGCTCGGCGCCTTCGACCTCTCCGGTGAGCCCGGACACCTGCGCGACTCCTACGGCCGGACCACCTTCGGCCAGGGCTGCCTGCTGGCCCGTCGGCTGGTCGAACGCGGCGTCAGCTTCGTCGAGGTGATCAGCACCGGGGGCCGCAACGACGCCGGCTGGGACACCCATAACGACGGGTTCCGGGACACGCCCCACCTCTGCAACGAGGCCGACCCCGCCTACTCGACGCTGCTGCTCGACCTCGCCGCCCGGGGGCTGCTCCGGGACACGCTCGTCGTCTGGATGGGGGAATTCGGCCGCACCCCGAAGCTCAAGCCCGACGGCGGCCGGGAGCACTACTCGACCGGCTGGCTCGCCGCCCTCGCCGGCGGCGGGGTCTCCGGAGGCCAGGTGATCGGCGCCACCGACCGGGACGGCGTCGAGGTGACCCACCGGCCCGTCACCGTGCCCGACCTGTTCCTCAGCGTCTGCCGGATCCTGGGGATCGACCCGGGGGGCGAGTACGTCACCGCTGACGACCGCCCCATCCGGATCGTCGAGGGCGGGGCCGAGGTCGCCGAGCTGTTCTCCTGAGAGCCTGGACGCCGCGCCGCTTGATCCGGGCCGGGCGATCCGATACACCTGGGACACTCCCCGGAGCGGTCGCCGAGGCCCAGTCTCGCCCCGGCAGTCCCCCGGGCCCTCGGAGCCGACGAGCACGACGATGAATCGACGAGCCTTCGCAGCACCCTTGGTCGCCCTCCTCGCCCTCAGCGTCGCCCCCCGCCCGGCCTCCTCCGCCGGTCCGGTGCAGGACGACGAGGGCTTCGTCCCTCTCTTCAACGGCGAGGATCTCTCCGGCTGGCAGGGCGCCACCGACGGCTACGCCGTCGAGGACGGCGTGCTCTATTGCAAGGCCGGCAGCGGCGGGAAGCTCTACACCGGGGACGAGTACGAGGACTTCGTCCTCCGATTCGACTTCAAGCTCACCCCCGGCGCCAACAACGGGATCGGCCTCCGGGCCCCGACCGAGGGGGATCCGGCCTTCGCGGCCATGGAGATCCAGATCCTCGACGACACCGCCGAGAAGTACTCCGGGCTGCAGCCCTACCAGTACCATGGCTCGGTCTACGGCATCGTGCCCGCGAAGAAGGGCCACCTGAAGCCGGTCGGCGAGTGGAACTCCCAGGAAATCTCCTGCATCGGCCGGCACGTGACGGTGGTGCTCAACGGCGAGACGATCGTCGACGCCGACCTCGACGAGGCCTCGGAGGGGGGCACGATGGACGGCCGCGACCACCCCGGCCTGGAGCGTTCCACCGGCTACATCGCCCTGCTCGGCCACGGCGACCGGGTCGACTTCCGGGACATCCGGGTCAAGGTCATCGACGATTCGGCCCCCTGATCGATTCGAAGGCGAAATGCGGCCTCCCCGCCTCCCCCGGCCCCGGGCCGGGCCGGGCCGGGGGGGTAATTCACGGGTCGGCGATCGCCGACCGGGCCGGCGGTCAATGGGACAGGAAGACCGGGGCCGGGCTGTCCTTCAGCACGGCCCGGGTCGTCGATCCGAGGAAGATCTCCCGGAGCGTCGACTTGCCGTAGGCCCCCATGACGAGCAGCTCGGCCCTGGCCTCGGCCGCCTGTTCGAGGATCACGC carries:
- a CDS encoding PSD1 and planctomycete cytochrome C domain-containing protein, producing MIAIATNPPRIGLIAVALGLLPVPAGAQEAAAVDRSPEAIAFFEARVRPVLAENCLSCHGASKQNSGLRLDSRGAILDGGFIEGPGVYLDDPDASPLLLAVRHEIDLKMPPDGKLDDREIADLTRWVGMGMPWPDDATIPTPEDAADAGEAHWAFQPVGDPEPPAVSDPSWVESPIDAFILDRLDEEGIAPSPPADRRTLLRRASFDLIGLPPTPGEIDAFLDDPRPDDEAFAEVVDRLLASPHYGERWGRHWLDVARYADTKGYVFTEERRYPYAYTYRDYVVRAFNEDKPFDRFVVEQLAADALDLPEGDPALAAMGFLTVGQRFLNSKHDIIDDRIDVVGRGLMGLTISCARCHDHKYDPIPTADYYSFYGVFDSSTEPESLPLIAEAGEAGGPDREDFQKQLAERQAVVADFERSKWEAFNADFQDRLPRYLDAALALDFGEGLNLEGRGRDQKVDTEARARELSTRRLTAFLAKWSGLLERTRGGHDPIFSPWHALAELPAERFAEEAPGVLDALEADQGRPINPVITRALREPGPPATFAEVVARYGGALAESGDAEDPGRDRIAALFDRDGGPLAIARDEVTRYLERDERDEHRGLERKIDELQVRHPGAPPRAMVMVDSERPSEPVIFLRGNAGNRGPEVPRRFLRLIEGDDRQPFSEGSGRLELARKIADPENPLTARVMVNRIWMHHFGRPIVGTPSDFGTRSDPPTHPELLDFLARRFVEGGWSVKAMHRLIVNSNAYRQSSVDRPEAARVDPENLLLWRQNRRRLELEPMRDAMLAAAGRLDPSFGGRPTPSPSDPGGTRRTLYSMIDRTFLDGVYRTFDFGSTEVSNPSRPTTIVPQQALFLMNSPFVAEQARHLARRSAEEPGSTDPEARIQWLYRHLLGRPPEPGEVEVGVRFLSTQADRTEAPVSPWTYGFGAFDEGSARVVAFRPLAHWTGEAYQFGPEYPHPEGHYLRLQEAGGHAGSSREQAAIRRWVAQSDAVVRIEGRLAHRSAEGDGVRARVVAGDGGLLGEWTAHDGRERTIVDRYEVKAGEAIDFVVDCIGGAGFDSFEWAPEVQAEAPDGSVARFDARADFGGPPSPPPSPEEQYAQALLMTNEFLYVD
- a CDS encoding DUF1501 domain-containing protein, yielding MPDPIVDVRINGEGVVSRRGFLRGSAAAGLGVASGAGLGLHEAVTRGAEDLRRRGKAMILLWMDGGPSQFETFNPKVGSANQGPTGAIQTCLPGVRLSEFWPKTARVLDKVALIRSMVSDEKVHDRAIALVRTGYPPSVAIQYPTFGSVVAREREDSRFDLPAFVRIGSPRIKTRDVSSGVLGVRYASFDVDEPGYLPADVRPRVSPEVLRRRLSLSSRFDAEFARDGGAPAVAEKRDVYDRTERFVLSPRLGAFDLSGEPGHLRDSYGRTTFGQGCLLARRLVERGVSFVEVISTGGRNDAGWDTHNDGFRDTPHLCNEADPAYSTLLLDLAARGLLRDTLVVWMGEFGRTPKLKPDGGREHYSTGWLAALAGGGVSGGQVIGATDRDGVEVTHRPVTVPDLFLSVCRILGIDPGGEYVTADDRPIRIVEGGAEVAELFS
- a CDS encoding 3-keto-disaccharide hydrolase, which encodes MNRRAFAAPLVALLALSVAPRPASSAGPVQDDEGFVPLFNGEDLSGWQGATDGYAVEDGVLYCKAGSGGKLYTGDEYEDFVLRFDFKLTPGANNGIGLRAPTEGDPAFAAMEIQILDDTAEKYSGLQPYQYHGSVYGIVPAKKGHLKPVGEWNSQEISCIGRHVTVVLNGETIVDADLDEASEGGTMDGRDHPGLERSTGYIALLGHGDRVDFRDIRVKVIDDSAP
- a CDS encoding DUF1549 domain-containing protein translates to MRRLPIAIGGLILVLAHPGSQMQARAMGGGPDFEAVRVVFKTRCLRCHGADDPAAGLDLRTLDTLNLGSELGPVVEPGSPEGSVLWDRVSIGEMPPDGPPLPDRQIQLIRSWIAAGAPGGDRGGGAGDLDRVPDARAIDVGTLDAMVADRLGASPDLPRAGRTTDEVFLRRASIDLTGRPPTPEELHAFLDDDDPDKRARAIDALLDRPEFGASWASYWSDTIRHRVPPPELTFLDYDPFEGWLADRLNQDEPWDRVVRAILAAEGTVADRPELAFVAFHQADPVKLAAETSRVFLGLQIQCAQCHDHKFDHWTRDQFHGLAAFFGRTKTKLSQNDPGPTVVEDAGKGEYWMPNLEDPTQAGTVMAPTFLDGRSTGLGAPDADRRALLAFAVTDPENPWFARAFANRAWARLTGRGFFEPVDNMAASQRHDWPEVHDALAGHFAYTGFDVKGLLRLIMNTDYYQRRLPVEVERGAPPYGIAAPRRLGGDELFEALVRALELPDVSPPKVEPTKEIRFPPPPRSTRDLVADRNDFDPSLCPEEIPRTIGQAMMLMNFDQIQARIDADPGAETPLSRLLGEEPDDRRAFTRLFERVMARRPTGREVEIALEHVASAGDRAVAFEDLLWSLINSAEFSTRR